A stretch of the Candidatus Poribacteria bacterium genome encodes the following:
- the cas7i gene encoding type I-B CRISPR-associated protein Cas7/Cst2/DevR codes for MSKHLIGLTLIDAPYSALNNAGTEASQATENIVTVKKLQKGRDTYPYVSGQAWRNWWRTTLEQEFDEWHSSPIEREKKIAFTAADPVTYDDDDVFGYMRAQSEMRGRKKVNLTVTRLSPLKCSPLISIVPQIPTNDFGVMARHQGDPVPYEHQFYSCVLQGIFSLDLAAVGAFSHINKTGYLNIAESYVTKIKEANGTQMGEDPVWVLPKETRVRRCQQTLEALPLLSGGAKLTSHLTDVTPKLIILSVLDGGNHPFMNLMVEQNGIGAFSIEALIEIIDDYADRFCDAIYVGRRSGFMDELDDDLRELTDNTDLPCEIVYNSPNKVIAQLSEKLETHIGDAS; via the coding sequence ATGTCTAAACACCTTATTGGACTGACTCTAATTGACGCGCCCTATTCTGCCTTGAACAATGCTGGTACAGAAGCTTCTCAGGCAACAGAAAACATTGTTACTGTCAAGAAACTTCAAAAAGGGCGGGACACTTACCCGTATGTCTCTGGGCAAGCATGGCGAAATTGGTGGCGCACTACCCTTGAGCAGGAATTCGACGAATGGCACAGTTCCCCCATAGAGCGTGAGAAAAAAATCGCGTTTACCGCCGCAGATCCAGTAACTTATGACGATGACGATGTCTTTGGCTATATGCGAGCGCAAAGCGAAATGCGAGGAAGGAAAAAGGTCAATTTGACTGTAACCCGCTTGTCTCCTCTCAAGTGTTCACCGCTTATCTCTATTGTCCCACAAATTCCAACAAATGATTTTGGGGTCATGGCGCGACACCAAGGCGATCCAGTCCCTTATGAACACCAATTTTATTCATGCGTACTCCAAGGAATTTTTTCTCTTGACCTTGCTGCAGTCGGCGCGTTTTCCCACATCAATAAAACAGGGTACTTGAACATTGCAGAGAGTTATGTTACTAAGATTAAAGAGGCGAATGGCACACAAATGGGTGAAGATCCGGTGTGGGTGCTCCCAAAAGAAACACGTGTCCGCCGCTGTCAGCAAACCCTTGAAGCACTTCCGCTTCTCAGCGGTGGTGCGAAACTAACATCACATCTCACAGATGTTACCCCTAAGTTGATTATTCTATCAGTCCTTGATGGAGGCAATCATCCTTTCATGAATTTGATGGTTGAGCAAAATGGAATCGGGGCATTCTCTATTGAAGCACTCATCGAAATTATTGATGATTACGCTGACCGGTTTTGTGATGCGATTTACGTTGGGAGACGGAGCGGATTCATGGATGAATTAGATGACGATCTACGTGAATTGACAGACAATACAGACCTACCTTGTGAAATCGTTTACAATTCACCCAATAAGGTGATTGCCCAACTGTCCGAGAAGTTAGAGACACACATCGGAGACGCATCATGA
- the cas5b gene encoding type I-B CRISPR-associated protein Cas5 — translation MKILRVHITGWVSSFRNPLFISGFQPTLPLPPLSALYGILTAAKGEWVTPHDAAIGFVFHSQGKAVDLETIYQFSGKLDAKSNINRREFLVQPELYLYTPEIWLREAFKRPRYTLLMGRSSDLATVKAIDEIELESRSETTYQNTIIPFPDPQLHGQVQALPTHFTAEIPRRQCGTRAFCLITEPIKYRGNVLHDPDKNWGVYLHERLPGDFTVPVERSSRPANKDYEVRDVTGKQMPLFDF, via the coding sequence ATGAAGATCCTTCGTGTTCACATTACCGGATGGGTTTCATCGTTCCGGAATCCGCTATTTATTAGCGGATTCCAACCCACACTTCCCTTGCCACCGCTTTCTGCTTTATATGGAATCCTCACCGCCGCAAAGGGTGAGTGGGTTACACCACACGATGCGGCAATCGGGTTCGTTTTTCACAGTCAAGGAAAGGCGGTGGATTTGGAAACCATCTATCAGTTCTCGGGAAAACTGGACGCGAAATCGAATATCAATAGGCGTGAATTCTTGGTTCAACCGGAGCTCTATCTCTATACACCCGAAATATGGCTGAGAGAGGCATTTAAACGCCCCAGATATACTTTACTTATGGGACGTTCTTCGGATTTAGCAACTGTCAAAGCCATAGATGAAATTGAATTAGAGAGTAGGTCGGAAACGACTTATCAGAATACGATAATCCCATTCCCTGACCCACAACTTCATGGGCAGGTCCAGGCATTGCCTACGCACTTCACGGCGGAGATACCACGTCGACAATGTGGCACACGTGCTTTTTGCCTCATTACCGAACCGATAAAGTACAGGGGCAATGTTTTACACGATCCTGATAAGAATTGGGGGGTGTATTTACATGAACGCCTCCCGGGAGATTTCACAGTTCCAGTTGAGAGAAGCAGTAGACCTGCCAACAAAGATTATGAAGTCCGAGACGTGACCGGGAAACAGATGCCACTTTTTGATTTCTAA
- the cas3 gene encoding CRISPR-associated helicase Cas3', which yields MDVATMFLCNGKTGERTSPLRNHENAYDGRGNYAPTERKSMSMLLAKSDPRENLLEHTENCLAVYNRLRERMPFLTDVAKNPDFFEHLFYAVALHDFGKAAIGFQKQLTDGKRWNYRHEILSTGFVVTLQLPQEARQAIALAIITHHKDIDTLVEKHPCWEENEYGYQEWQNRISELTPNWDALMEIQEHVRHWCPTETCAWTPVTTTDQLISGYREYLAPYLNNFEDRELTRLHGTHGMLMRGSMIACDHLASAGKNEIKSALDDFEACLMQQIKQKSKQKGRRFHGWQPFQKETAETSGQLMISAPTGSGKTEAALLWSDNNQYKTLGNRVFYILPYTASINAMYNRLKSVVSDDRIGVLHGKASYFVYQQLADKEHTYQEAAAEVREQQNLTRKICRPYKVLTPFQLLKAFFGIRGFEMQMVEMSKGLFIFDEIHAYDPHTTALILTMIERLRKDYDAQFCIMTATMPKFLKDMLSDVLEKPPQVEMEAEERDKYTRHRVQLLDGNIHDAIPLIEERLSQKQRVLVVCNTVKQAQDVFQELLGVTENAKLLHSRFILKDRERIEKELEDAALLIGTQAVEVSLDIDFDCLFSEPGPIDVLIQRFGRVNRKGKKGVNGICDVHICQNGGESDKYIYSPEKIEQTIKALASVDVLHESKIQGLIDEVYSDGYNEDEQEKFQKAKRFFERHVEDIVPFIENKSGRDEFEKLFKSVEVVPIIYKDTYLEHIEAKEYYKAMAYVAQIHDYQFARLLRENLLNKDDSLRQWFINVRYDETLGLILDEPNTNIL from the coding sequence ATGGACGTGGCAACCATGTTCCTGTGTAATGGTAAGACGGGCGAGAGAACCTCGCCCCTACGAAATCATGAAAACGCTTATGACGGGCGGGGCAACTACGCCCCTACGGAGAGAAAATCTATGTCAATGTTGCTCGCGAAAAGCGATCCGCGAGAAAATCTTCTTGAACACACAGAGAATTGCCTCGCTGTATACAATCGTCTCCGAGAACGGATGCCGTTTTTAACTGATGTCGCCAAGAATCCCGACTTCTTTGAGCATCTTTTCTATGCTGTCGCACTTCACGACTTTGGAAAGGCAGCAATAGGTTTCCAAAAGCAACTCACTGATGGTAAAAGATGGAACTATCGGCACGAAATCCTGTCCACTGGATTTGTTGTTACCCTTCAATTACCGCAAGAGGCAAGACAGGCAATTGCCTTGGCAATTATAACGCACCATAAAGACATTGATACATTGGTGGAGAAGCATCCATGCTGGGAAGAAAATGAGTATGGCTACCAAGAATGGCAAAATCGAATTTCAGAACTCACACCGAATTGGGATGCTCTTATGGAAATTCAGGAACATGTCCGGCATTGGTGTCCCACTGAAACATGTGCTTGGACCCCTGTCACCACAACTGATCAACTTATTAGCGGTTACCGAGAATATCTTGCTCCCTATTTAAACAACTTTGAAGACAGAGAATTAACCCGGTTACACGGCACTCACGGTATGCTCATGCGCGGAAGCATGATCGCGTGTGACCACCTCGCTTCGGCAGGAAAAAATGAGATAAAAAGCGCACTTGACGACTTTGAAGCGTGTCTGATGCAACAGATTAAACAAAAGTCAAAGCAAAAAGGACGACGTTTTCATGGATGGCAACCTTTCCAAAAAGAGACCGCTGAAACAAGCGGACAACTCATGATCTCCGCACCGACTGGGTCTGGTAAGACCGAAGCCGCACTCCTGTGGTCCGATAACAATCAATACAAAACTCTGGGTAATAGGGTTTTCTATATTTTACCGTATACAGCCAGCATCAACGCTATGTATAACCGACTGAAGTCCGTCGTATCTGATGACAGAATCGGTGTGTTGCATGGTAAAGCCTCTTACTTCGTTTATCAACAACTCGCCGATAAAGAACACACGTATCAAGAGGCTGCAGCGGAAGTTCGAGAACAACAAAATCTGACTCGAAAAATCTGCCGTCCCTACAAGGTGTTAACCCCTTTCCAACTCCTAAAAGCCTTTTTCGGCATACGCGGCTTTGAGATGCAAATGGTGGAGATGTCCAAAGGACTTTTTATTTTCGACGAAATCCATGCCTACGATCCGCACACAACTGCCCTCATTTTGACTATGATAGAGCGACTTCGTAAAGACTACGACGCACAATTCTGCATTATGACTGCCACAATGCCAAAGTTTCTCAAAGACATGCTTAGCGATGTCCTTGAGAAACCACCACAAGTCGAAATGGAAGCAGAAGAACGAGACAAATACACTCGACACCGGGTCCAATTACTTGATGGCAATATCCATGATGCCATCCCACTGATTGAAGAACGTCTCAGTCAAAAGCAGCGTGTTTTAGTTGTTTGTAATACCGTCAAGCAAGCACAAGATGTGTTTCAGGAATTACTGGGTGTAACCGAAAATGCCAAACTCCTTCACAGCCGATTCATTCTCAAAGATCGAGAACGCATTGAAAAGGAACTTGAAGACGCAGCCCTACTTATCGGCACACAAGCCGTAGAAGTCTCACTTGATATTGATTTCGATTGTCTTTTTTCAGAACCCGGACCGATAGATGTGCTTATCCAACGCTTCGGACGAGTTAACAGGAAAGGTAAAAAAGGCGTGAATGGAATTTGCGATGTCCATATCTGTCAAAACGGCGGTGAAAGCGACAAATATATCTATTCACCAGAGAAGATTGAACAGACTATAAAAGCATTGGCATCTGTAGACGTTCTCCACGAATCCAAAATCCAAGGTTTGATTGATGAAGTCTATTCTGATGGCTACAATGAAGATGAACAGGAAAAGTTTCAGAAGGCAAAGCGGTTTTTTGAACGGCACGTAGAAGACATCGTTCCCTTCATTGAGAACAAATCTGGGCGCGATGAATTTGAAAAGCTATTCAAAAGTGTTGAGGTCGTTCCCATTATTTATAAGGACACTTATTTAGAGCATATTGAAGCGAAAGAGTACTATAAAGCGATGGCTTATGTCGCACAAATCCATGACTATCAATTCGCAAGGCTACTTCGCGAAAATCTGCTTAATAAAGATGATTCTCTCCGTCAGTGGTTCATAAATGTTCGCTATGATGAAACACTTGGATTGATATTAGATGAACCTAACACGAACATCTTATAA